The Salvelinus fontinalis isolate EN_2023a chromosome 24, ASM2944872v1, whole genome shotgun sequence genome has a segment encoding these proteins:
- the LOC129821836 gene encoding putative transcription factor p65 homolog isoform X1, which yields MRNMSVQNGTSTIDLDIIQEVISADRGFPCHVQSGFCLPGPPHPPVDSDLQAQNHRVMHRQTPSSTPPVLVPRGTTSRAPCFFPQPQHPSSTSDMAAPHPTRGVSHSGSNRRGRGSSGSGTSRGTAGPSRQAQTDTDLLEQILERPTLALVEQPKERGMRFRYECEGRSAGSILGASSGDSNKTLPAIELQGPIQNIKKVMVTVSLVTKDYPYRPHPHCLVGKDCADGTGICVVCFNPHSNRRHSFANLGIQCVRRKELDASLEKRRNQKIDPFKTGHSKSIEDMDMNVVRLCFQCELEWVDGKRDFLNPIVSNPVYDKKATTTSELKINRLNIVKGPCTGKTEIYMLCDKVQKDDIEIIFKRGSWEAKAEFAQTDVHRQIAIVFKTPSYQEQDVGEEVEVKVFLRRLSDHMDSDPVTFTYQPNNTDPYEVKRKRKIKTDISFTERSCVAAQNVAAAESSTSQPIEPFTFTPAESWLVPEELHPPTQSGASTMGEIHYSDPQEDNFLNECISPEDISVLSLLLEPLFHDPSLLGFGQGVNSLFAPGGMDMNFNPNQCESGQDLGYYNDQQFNQLVNENQASLMQPFPLSLPGSAPQGQCDNEGCDLVQVKTEGDL from the exons ATGAGAAACATGAGTGTTCAAAACGGCACTTCAA CAATCGACTTGG ACATCATTCAGGAGGTGATCTCTGCAGACAGAGGGTTTCCCTGTCATGTCCAGTCTGGTTTCTgcctccctggacctcctcatcCCCCTGTAGACTCTGACCTCCAGGCCCAGAACCACAGGGTCATGCACAGGCAGACCCCCTCCTCAACGCCCCCAGTACTGGTGCCAAGGGGCACGACCTCCAGG GCGCCCTGCTTCTTCCCTCAGCCCCAGCACCCCTCTAGCACCAGCGATATGGCAGCCCCTCACCCCACTCGTGGGGTCTCTCATTCGGGCTCAAACCGACGAGGACGGGGGTCCTCTGGTTCAGGGACTTCCAGGGGAACAGCGGGTCCCTCTCGACAGGCCCAGACAGACACTGATCTGCTGGAGCAGATCCTGGAGAGGCCCACCCTGGCTCTGGTGGAGCAGCCCAAGGAGAGAGGCATGAGGTTCCGCTATGAGTGTGAGGGCCGCTCTGCCGGAAGCATCCTAGGGGCCTCCAGTGGGGACTCCAACAAGACCCTGCCTGCTATAGAG cTCCAGGGTCCCATTCAGAACATAAAGAAAGTGATGGTCACTGTTTCCCTGGTGACCAAAGACTACCCGTACCGCCCACACCCCCACTGCCTTGTGGGTAAAGACTGTGCGGATGGTACCGGAATCTGTGTTGTCTGCTTTAACCCCCACAGCAACCGACGTCACAG TTTCGCTAACCTGGGCATCCAGTGTGTAAGGCGGAAGGAGCTGGATGCCTCTCTAGAGAAGAGACGGAATCAGAAGATCGACCCCTTTAAAA CGGGCCACTCTAAAAGCATCGAGGACATGGACATGAACGTGGTGCGGCTGTGTTTCCAGTGTGAGCTGGAGTGGGTGGATGGAAAGAGGGACTTCCTGAACCCCATAGTGTCCAACCCCGTCTATGACAAGA AGGCGACCACCACATCTGAGTTGAAGATCAACCGTCTGAACATTGTTAAAGGGCCATGCACCGGCAAGACTGAGATCTACATGCTCTGCGACAAAGTCCAGAAAG ACGACATAGAGATCATCTTCAAGAGGGGGTCTTGGGAGGCCAAGGCGGAGTTTGCCCAGACGGACGTCCACCGGCAGATCGCTATCGTGTTCAAGACCCCGTCCTACCAGGAACAGGACGTGGGGGAGGAAGTGGAAGTAAAAGTCTTCCTGCGCCGTCTCTCTGACCACATGGACAGTGACCCCGTCACGTTTACCTACCAGCCCAACAACACAG ATCCCTATGAAGTGAAGCGGAAGAGGAAGATAAAGACGGACATCAGCTTCACAGAGAGATCCTGTGTGGCAG CTCAGAATGTGGCTGCAGCTGAATCCTCCACCTCCCAGCCAATCGAGCCGTTCACCTTCACCCCAGCAGAGAGCTGGCTTGTCCCAGAGGAGTTGCATCCTCCTACCCAGTCTGGGGCCTCCACCATGGGGGAGATCCACTACAGTGACCCCCAGGAGGACAACTTCTTGAACGAGTGCATAAGCCCAGAGGACAtcagtgttctctctctacttctgGAGCCTTTGTTCCATGACCCTTCTCTCCTTGGCTTTGGCCAGGGGGTCAACTCCCTCTTTGCCCCAGGTGGCATGGACATGAACTTTAACCCCAACCAGTGTGAGTCTGGGCAGGACTTGGGCTACTATAACGACCAGCAGTTCAACCAGCTAGTCAACGAGAATCAGGCCTCTCTGATGCAGCCCTTCCCACTGTCACTCCCCGGCTCCGCCCCTCAGGGTCAGTGTGATAACGAGGGGTGTGATTTGGTCcaggtgaagacagagggggaCCTATGA
- the LOC129821836 gene encoding transcription factor RelB-like isoform X2, which yields MAAPHPTRGVSHSGSNRRGRGSSGSGTSRGTAGPSRQAQTDTDLLEQILERPTLALVEQPKERGMRFRYECEGRSAGSILGASSGDSNKTLPAIELQGPIQNIKKVMVTVSLVTKDYPYRPHPHCLVGKDCADGTGICVVCFNPHSNRRHSFANLGIQCVRRKELDASLEKRRNQKIDPFKTGHSKSIEDMDMNVVRLCFQCELEWVDGKRDFLNPIVSNPVYDKKATTTSELKINRLNIVKGPCTGKTEIYMLCDKVQKDDIEIIFKRGSWEAKAEFAQTDVHRQIAIVFKTPSYQEQDVGEEVEVKVFLRRLSDHMDSDPVTFTYQPNNTDPYEVKRKRKIKTDISFTERSCVAAQNVAAAESSTSQPIEPFTFTPAESWLVPEELHPPTQSGASTMGEIHYSDPQEDNFLNECISPEDISVLSLLLEPLFHDPSLLGFGQGVNSLFAPGGMDMNFNPNQCESGQDLGYYNDQQFNQLVNENQASLMQPFPLSLPGSAPQGQCDNEGCDLVQVKTEGDL from the exons ATGGCAGCCCCTCACCCCACTCGTGGGGTCTCTCATTCGGGCTCAAACCGACGAGGACGGGGGTCCTCTGGTTCAGGGACTTCCAGGGGAACAGCGGGTCCCTCTCGACAGGCCCAGACAGACACTGATCTGCTGGAGCAGATCCTGGAGAGGCCCACCCTGGCTCTGGTGGAGCAGCCCAAGGAGAGAGGCATGAGGTTCCGCTATGAGTGTGAGGGCCGCTCTGCCGGAAGCATCCTAGGGGCCTCCAGTGGGGACTCCAACAAGACCCTGCCTGCTATAGAG cTCCAGGGTCCCATTCAGAACATAAAGAAAGTGATGGTCACTGTTTCCCTGGTGACCAAAGACTACCCGTACCGCCCACACCCCCACTGCCTTGTGGGTAAAGACTGTGCGGATGGTACCGGAATCTGTGTTGTCTGCTTTAACCCCCACAGCAACCGACGTCACAG TTTCGCTAACCTGGGCATCCAGTGTGTAAGGCGGAAGGAGCTGGATGCCTCTCTAGAGAAGAGACGGAATCAGAAGATCGACCCCTTTAAAA CGGGCCACTCTAAAAGCATCGAGGACATGGACATGAACGTGGTGCGGCTGTGTTTCCAGTGTGAGCTGGAGTGGGTGGATGGAAAGAGGGACTTCCTGAACCCCATAGTGTCCAACCCCGTCTATGACAAGA AGGCGACCACCACATCTGAGTTGAAGATCAACCGTCTGAACATTGTTAAAGGGCCATGCACCGGCAAGACTGAGATCTACATGCTCTGCGACAAAGTCCAGAAAG ACGACATAGAGATCATCTTCAAGAGGGGGTCTTGGGAGGCCAAGGCGGAGTTTGCCCAGACGGACGTCCACCGGCAGATCGCTATCGTGTTCAAGACCCCGTCCTACCAGGAACAGGACGTGGGGGAGGAAGTGGAAGTAAAAGTCTTCCTGCGCCGTCTCTCTGACCACATGGACAGTGACCCCGTCACGTTTACCTACCAGCCCAACAACACAG ATCCCTATGAAGTGAAGCGGAAGAGGAAGATAAAGACGGACATCAGCTTCACAGAGAGATCCTGTGTGGCAG CTCAGAATGTGGCTGCAGCTGAATCCTCCACCTCCCAGCCAATCGAGCCGTTCACCTTCACCCCAGCAGAGAGCTGGCTTGTCCCAGAGGAGTTGCATCCTCCTACCCAGTCTGGGGCCTCCACCATGGGGGAGATCCACTACAGTGACCCCCAGGAGGACAACTTCTTGAACGAGTGCATAAGCCCAGAGGACAtcagtgttctctctctacttctgGAGCCTTTGTTCCATGACCCTTCTCTCCTTGGCTTTGGCCAGGGGGTCAACTCCCTCTTTGCCCCAGGTGGCATGGACATGAACTTTAACCCCAACCAGTGTGAGTCTGGGCAGGACTTGGGCTACTATAACGACCAGCAGTTCAACCAGCTAGTCAACGAGAATCAGGCCTCTCTGATGCAGCCCTTCCCACTGTCACTCCCCGGCTCCGCCCCTCAGGGTCAGTGTGATAACGAGGGGTGTGATTTGGTCcaggtgaagacagagggggaCCTATGA
- the mrpl28 gene encoding 39S ribosomal protein L28, mitochondrial isoform X2, which produces MPLHKYPPKIWEAMKLKQGIYARLPKHYLRSLEETTQPTPVHWKALGVKYRANPKTGHKERVQDVPIPIYYPPESHDGLWGGEGWISGFRYANNDKLSTRLERVWKPQLFTRELYSEILNHKFTITVTARALDLIDAAYGFDFYILRTPKEDLNSKLGMDLRRAMLLRLAFKDTQLYPEDPAKREKIYTKYKQFEIPAEEAEWVGLSVDEAVEKMRQLEHKEPEPLFKSCVENLVKELAIQKLSEPQLVEKK; this is translated from the exons ATGCCTCTCCACAAGTACCCCCCAAAAATCTGGGAAGCCATGAAACTGAAGCAGGGGATCTATGCCCGCCTCCCCAAACACTACCTCCGCTCTCTGGAGGAAACCACGCAGCCCACCCCGGTCCACTGGAAGGCCCTGGGAGTCAAGTATAGGGCCAACCCCAAAACAGGGCACAAGGAGCGGGTACAAGACGTCCCCATCCCCATCTACTACCCCCCAGAGTCCCATGATGGCCTATGGGGAGGCGAGGGATGGATATCAGGCTTCAGATATGCCAACAATGACAAA CTCTCCACCAGGCTGGAAAGAGTCTGGAAGCCACAGCTGTTCACCAGAGAGTTGTACAGTGAGATCCTCAACCACAAGTTCACCATCACCGTAACGGCTCGCGCCCTAGACCTCATTGATGCCGCCTACGGCTTTGACTTCTACATcctgagg ACACCAAAGGAGGACCTGAACTCCAAGCTAGGAATGGACCTGAGGCGGGCCATGCTCTTGAGGCTGGCCTTTAAAGACACCCAGCTCTACCCAGAGGACCCTGCCAAGAGGGAGAAGATCTACACCAAGTACAAA CAGTTTGAGATCCCTGCAGAGGAGGCTGAGTGGGTTGGCCTGAGTGTGGATGAGGCCGTGGAGAAAATGAGACAACTGGAGCACAAG GAGCCGGAGCCTCTGTTCAAGAGCTGTGTggagaacctggtgaaggagCTGGCCATCCAGAAACTCTCTGAACCACAGCTGGTGGAGAAGAAGTAA
- the mrpl28 gene encoding 39S ribosomal protein L28, mitochondrial isoform X1 translates to MPLHKYPPKIWEAMKLKQGIYARLPKHYLRSLEETTQPTPVHWKALGVKYRANPKTGHKERVQDVPIPIYYPPESHDGLWGGEGWISGFRYANNDKLSTRLERVWKPQLFTRELYSEILNHKFTITVTARALDLIDAAYGFDFYILRTPKEDLNSKLGMDLRRAMLLRLAFKDTQLYPEDPAKREKIYTKYKQQFEIPAEEAEWVGLSVDEAVEKMRQLEHKEPEPLFKSCVENLVKELAIQKLSEPQLVEKK, encoded by the exons ATGCCTCTCCACAAGTACCCCCCAAAAATCTGGGAAGCCATGAAACTGAAGCAGGGGATCTATGCCCGCCTCCCCAAACACTACCTCCGCTCTCTGGAGGAAACCACGCAGCCCACCCCGGTCCACTGGAAGGCCCTGGGAGTCAAGTATAGGGCCAACCCCAAAACAGGGCACAAGGAGCGGGTACAAGACGTCCCCATCCCCATCTACTACCCCCCAGAGTCCCATGATGGCCTATGGGGAGGCGAGGGATGGATATCAGGCTTCAGATATGCCAACAATGACAAA CTCTCCACCAGGCTGGAAAGAGTCTGGAAGCCACAGCTGTTCACCAGAGAGTTGTACAGTGAGATCCTCAACCACAAGTTCACCATCACCGTAACGGCTCGCGCCCTAGACCTCATTGATGCCGCCTACGGCTTTGACTTCTACATcctgagg ACACCAAAGGAGGACCTGAACTCCAAGCTAGGAATGGACCTGAGGCGGGCCATGCTCTTGAGGCTGGCCTTTAAAGACACCCAGCTCTACCCAGAGGACCCTGCCAAGAGGGAGAAGATCTACACCAAGTACAAA CAGCAGTTTGAGATCCCTGCAGAGGAGGCTGAGTGGGTTGGCCTGAGTGTGGATGAGGCCGTGGAGAAAATGAGACAACTGGAGCACAAG GAGCCGGAGCCTCTGTTCAAGAGCTGTGTggagaacctggtgaaggagCTGGCCATCCAGAAACTCTCTGAACCACAGCTGGTGGAGAAGAAGTAA